From Bifidobacterium longum subsp. longum JCM 1217, one genomic window encodes:
- a CDS encoding winged helix-turn-helix transcriptional regulator produces MIPTITRGDAMIDVNTLPACPVETTLTLISDKWKILIVRDLLTGTKRFSELRRSIGHISQKVLTSNLRQMEADGLVHREVYPEVPPRVEYSLTDTGHSLKTVIDALWNWGEDYKAKLAA; encoded by the coding sequence ATGATTCCAACGATTACACGAGGTGATGCTATGATCGATGTCAACACGCTCCCGGCGTGTCCCGTGGAGACGACGCTCACACTGATTTCCGACAAATGGAAAATTCTCATCGTGCGCGACCTGCTGACCGGTACCAAGCGCTTCAGTGAACTACGTCGCTCAATCGGGCACATCTCGCAGAAGGTGCTCACCTCGAACCTGCGACAGATGGAAGCCGACGGACTTGTGCATCGCGAGGTTTACCCCGAAGTGCCGCCGCGCGTCGAATACTCTCTGACCGACACTGGCCATAGCCTCAAAACCGTCATCGACGCTCTATGGAACTGGGGCGAAGACTACAAGGCCAAGCTCGCCGCTTGA
- a CDS encoding IS3 family transposase, with protein MCRDRRRHYDDGFMRVVADLIRGGAGRRSLARRLGAPVSTAGKWVLSYRFGGEAALMGEREGNRRYDYETKLAAVRDHVEHGLTKAEVMEKYRIAGPAPLERWCREYRSGGPDALRPKPKGRPRGAKSKPRPAPTREQLLEEENAYLKARVAYLEKVDALLAWRSATGTER; from the coding sequence ATGTGTAGGGATCGCAGGCGTCATTACGATGACGGTTTCATGCGGGTCGTCGCCGACCTGATCCGGGGCGGGGCCGGGAGGCGTTCTCTCGCCCGCCGGCTTGGCGCGCCCGTCAGTACCGCGGGAAAATGGGTGTTGTCATACCGGTTTGGCGGGGAGGCGGCGCTCATGGGAGAACGCGAAGGCAACAGGAGATACGACTACGAGACGAAGCTCGCGGCGGTGCGCGACCATGTGGAGCATGGGCTGACGAAGGCCGAAGTCATGGAGAAGTACAGGATCGCGGGTCCCGCCCCGTTGGAGCGCTGGTGCCGCGAGTACCGGTCCGGCGGCCCGGACGCGCTGCGTCCGAAACCGAAGGGCAGGCCCAGGGGCGCGAAATCCAAGCCGAGGCCGGCTCCCACAAGGGAACAGCTCCTTGAGGAGGAGAACGCGTACCTCAAGGCGAGGGTCGCGTACCTGGAAAAAGTCGACGCCCTGCTGGCGTGGAGATCGGCAACCGGGACAGAACGGTGA
- a CDS encoding endo-alpha-N-acetylgalactosaminidase family protein: MKKKKTISAALATALALTCMGSGGGTAFAVPLSDADLQTLASQIQQINDTSDSATASETPSAQADAVEGWTIDSNIAQGGEILEMANGWLHLKSTASNGNAAANPSSSNNWPAVAVWGTDYDFSKAGSFHATIKSPQEGSANRFGFYLGYNDPGSGLFIGYDSGGWFWQTYTGGGSGSWYSGARIAAPSANEEHDIRVSWTDAKVATLTVDGQKAFDVDYSAMTNLSNKLAIKAGSWKELNEVTDVYIKDFPEVVEAAKHAVSGKVVDAGGAAIEGATVRLDKTKVKTGADGTFSFADIEEGEHTLSIAKEGYEDVSQQVTVSGADLAIDPITLNKTVQVASETLKTKKMEVQIKKNFPSVLQYTMTDGKVMYGQSKDVRTVEINGTNIELGDDDVTFKKVSDTEATYTLKVKDEAKKIDAVITVQITVKANQLHLNVTKIKNNLSEGIPEGNGVEENAIQTLSFPNQSLVSVRSSQENAQFTGARMSSNTQKPGDTNFAVTEDTNVTDSDYTYGFISGAGLSAGLWSNSEHDGTYVAAPVRGGSQNTRVYATTQQTGDATSLGLASAPWYYHRTVTDSKGKKYTVAETALPQMAVAIAGDENEDGAVNWQDGAIAYRDIMNNPYKSEEVPELVAWRIAMNFGSQAQNPFLTTLDNVKKVALNTDGLGQSVLLKGYGNEGHDSGHPDYGDIGQRLGGADDMNTMMEEGSKYGARFGVHVNASEMYPEAKAFSEDMVRRNSAGGLSYGWNWLDQGVGIDGIYDLASGSRVSRFADLSKEVGDNMDFIYLDVWGNLTSSGSEDSWETRKMSKMINDNGWRMTTEWGSGNEYDSTFQHWAADLTYGGYTSKGENSEVMRFLRNHQKDSWVGDYPQYGGAANAPLLGGYNMKDFEGWQGRNDYAAYIKNLYTHDVSTKFIQHFKVTRWVNNPLLTADNGNAAAVSDPNTNNGNEQITLKDSNGNVVVVSRGSNDTSSAAYRQRTITFNGVKVASGVVSAGDGSATGDESYLLPWMWDSFTGKLVKDSEQKLYHWNTKGGTTTWTLPDSWKNLSSVKVYQLTDQGKTNEQTVAVSGGKVTLTADAETPYVVYKGEAKQIQVNWSEGMHVVDAGFNGGSNTLTDNWTVSGSGKAEVEGDNNAMLRLTGKVDVSQRLTDLKAGQKYALYVGVDNRSTGDASVTVTSGGKVLATNSTGKSIAKNYIKAYGHNTNSNTENGSSYFQNMYVFFTAPENGDATVTLSHKSTDGAHTYFDDVRIVENQYSGITYEKDGTLKSLTNGFENNAQGIWPFVVSGSEGVEDNRIHLSELHAPFTQAGWDVKKMDDVLDGTWSVKVNGLTQKGTLVYQTIPQNVKFEAGAKYKVSFDYQSGSDDIYAIAVGQGEYSAGSVKLTNLKKALGETGKAEFELTGGVNGDSWFGIYSTATAPDLQGSTGNAQDFGGYKDFVLDNLKIERIESQTRTKAEAQDKVKEIRGKYDSKRAELSDAAWQQYQDTLVKARVLINKNGATAEDFTKAYDILVALDEYMKTAPGNESSDKYDVAADGSDELGGYTVATGSEEPTAGLPSEGPADLAQDGNDSTHWHTSWSENAVGNGTAWYQFNLNEPTTINGLRYLPRSGGMNANGKIKGYKITLTLADGTTKDVVTDAEFSTTTMWQKASFDAVENVTAVRLTVLSSAGQSDSQANKFASAAELRLTTDREVEEETVAPDKTDLNDTIAKANGLKESDYTAESWTALVKAREAAQAVADNDKATAYDVALALTNLESAIAGLEKTGEEPGPGPVEVNKTDLQTAVNKASKLEKADYTTNSWEAFAEALKAAQQVLDNKNATQQDVDTALSALQDAISKLEAATEPKPNPEPGVVDKAALNATINKAAAINLGLYTDDSANALRAALKKAREVSDNSNATQKQVDAAREALEKAIAALVKRPAAKGDGNVVSNTGSDVATIALAGLLLAGAGAAIAYRRNREQL; the protein is encoded by the coding sequence ATGAAAAAGAAGAAGACTATATCGGCTGCGCTGGCAACAGCGTTAGCCTTAACCTGCATGGGCAGCGGGGGAGGTACTGCGTTCGCAGTGCCCCTGTCTGATGCTGACTTGCAGACTTTGGCAAGTCAGATTCAGCAAATCAACGATACTTCTGATTCTGCAACTGCTTCCGAGACTCCTTCCGCACAAGCCGATGCGGTTGAAGGCTGGACTATTGATTCCAACATCGCTCAGGGCGGCGAAATCCTGGAGATGGCAAACGGTTGGCTGCACCTCAAGTCCACTGCCTCTAACGGTAATGCGGCAGCGAACCCCAGCTCCAGCAACAACTGGCCGGCAGTAGCCGTATGGGGCACAGATTACGACTTCTCCAAGGCCGGCTCCTTCCACGCCACCATCAAATCCCCGCAGGAAGGCTCCGCCAACCGCTTCGGCTTCTACCTGGGCTACAACGACCCGGGCAGCGGCCTGTTCATCGGCTACGATTCGGGCGGCTGGTTCTGGCAGACCTACACCGGTGGCGGTAGCGGCAGCTGGTACAGCGGTGCTCGTATCGCTGCTCCGAGCGCCAACGAAGAGCACGACATTCGGGTCTCCTGGACCGACGCCAAGGTCGCCACACTGACCGTGGATGGCCAGAAGGCATTCGATGTCGATTACTCCGCAATGACGAACCTCTCCAACAAGCTTGCCATCAAGGCCGGCTCCTGGAAGGAGCTGAACGAGGTCACCGACGTGTACATCAAGGACTTCCCGGAGGTTGTCGAAGCCGCCAAGCACGCGGTTTCCGGCAAGGTTGTGGACGCTGGAGGCGCTGCCATTGAAGGCGCAACAGTGCGTTTGGATAAGACCAAGGTGAAGACCGGTGCAGATGGCACCTTCTCCTTCGCCGACATTGAAGAAGGCGAACACACGCTTTCGATTGCCAAGGAAGGCTATGAGGACGTCTCCCAGCAGGTGACGGTCTCCGGCGCGGATCTTGCCATCGATCCCATCACCCTGAACAAAACCGTTCAGGTCGCCTCCGAAACGCTGAAGACCAAGAAGATGGAAGTTCAGATTAAGAAGAACTTCCCCTCTGTGCTGCAGTACACGATGACCGACGGCAAGGTGATGTACGGCCAGTCCAAGGATGTGCGCACCGTTGAAATCAACGGCACCAACATCGAACTGGGCGATGACGACGTGACCTTCAAGAAGGTTTCCGACACCGAGGCCACCTACACGCTGAAGGTCAAGGATGAGGCCAAGAAGATTGACGCGGTGATCACCGTTCAGATCACGGTCAAGGCCAACCAGCTGCACCTCAACGTCACCAAGATCAAGAACAACCTGTCCGAAGGCATTCCTGAGGGCAACGGTGTGGAGGAGAACGCCATCCAGACGCTGTCCTTCCCGAACCAGAGTCTCGTTTCCGTGCGTTCCAGCCAGGAAAATGCCCAATTCACTGGTGCTCGTATGTCTTCCAACACGCAGAAGCCTGGCGATACCAACTTCGCAGTGACCGAAGATACTAACGTCACCGATAGCGACTACACCTACGGCTTCATCTCCGGTGCTGGCCTGAGTGCCGGCCTGTGGAGCAACTCCGAGCACGATGGCACCTATGTGGCGGCTCCTGTGCGCGGCGGCAGCCAGAACACGCGTGTCTACGCCACCACCCAGCAGACTGGTGACGCCACCTCCCTGGGCCTGGCCAGCGCTCCGTGGTACTACCACCGCACGGTCACCGATTCCAAGGGCAAGAAGTACACCGTGGCCGAAACCGCTCTGCCGCAGATGGCCGTGGCCATCGCCGGCGACGAGAACGAAGACGGTGCCGTCAACTGGCAGGATGGCGCAATCGCCTACCGCGACATCATGAACAACCCGTACAAGTCCGAGGAAGTTCCCGAACTGGTGGCATGGCGTATCGCCATGAACTTCGGCTCCCAGGCGCAGAACCCGTTCCTCACCACGCTTGACAACGTCAAGAAGGTGGCCTTGAACACCGACGGCCTCGGCCAGTCCGTGCTGCTCAAGGGCTACGGCAATGAAGGCCACGACTCCGGCCACCCGGACTACGGCGATATCGGCCAGCGTCTCGGCGGCGCCGACGACATGAACACCATGATGGAAGAGGGCTCCAAGTATGGCGCTCGCTTCGGTGTGCACGTCAACGCCTCCGAAATGTATCCGGAAGCCAAGGCCTTCAGCGAGGACATGGTGCGCCGCAACTCTGCAGGCGGCCTGAGCTACGGCTGGAACTGGCTTGATCAGGGTGTCGGCATCGACGGCATCTACGATCTGGCATCCGGTTCTCGTGTAAGCCGTTTCGCTGACCTCAGCAAGGAAGTCGGCGACAACATGGACTTCATCTACCTCGATGTGTGGGGCAACCTGACTTCTTCCGGTTCGGAAGATTCTTGGGAAACCCGCAAGATGAGCAAGATGATCAACGACAACGGCTGGCGTATGACCACCGAATGGGGTTCCGGCAACGAGTACGACTCCACCTTCCAGCACTGGGCAGCTGATCTGACCTACGGCGGCTACACCTCCAAGGGCGAGAACTCCGAAGTGATGCGCTTCCTGCGCAACCACCAGAAGGACAGCTGGGTTGGCGACTACCCGCAATACGGCGGCGCTGCCAACGCCCCGCTGCTCGGCGGCTACAACATGAAGGACTTCGAAGGCTGGCAGGGCCGCAACGACTATGCCGCCTACATCAAGAACCTGTACACCCATGATGTGTCCACTAAGTTCATCCAGCACTTCAAGGTGACCCGCTGGGTCAACAACCCGCTGCTGACCGCCGACAATGGCAATGCCGCTGCCGTGTCCGACCCGAACACGAACAACGGCAACGAGCAGATTACCCTGAAGGATTCCAACGGCAACGTTGTAGTAGTCTCCCGTGGTTCCAACGACACCTCTAGCGCAGCCTACCGCCAGCGCACCATCACCTTCAACGGCGTGAAGGTCGCATCCGGTGTGGTCTCCGCAGGCGATGGCAGCGCCACTGGCGACGAGTCCTACCTGCTGCCGTGGATGTGGGATTCCTTCACCGGCAAGCTGGTCAAGGATTCCGAGCAGAAGCTCTACCACTGGAACACCAAGGGCGGCACCACCACCTGGACGCTGCCGGACAGCTGGAAGAACCTCTCCAGCGTAAAGGTGTACCAGCTCACCGATCAGGGCAAGACCAACGAGCAGACCGTTGCCGTCTCCGGCGGCAAGGTGACGCTTACCGCTGATGCCGAAACCCCGTACGTGGTGTACAAGGGCGAAGCCAAGCAGATCCAGGTCAACTGGAGCGAAGGCATGCATGTGGTAGACGCCGGCTTCAACGGCGGCTCCAACACCCTCACCGACAACTGGACCGTCAGCGGCTCCGGCAAGGCCGAAGTTGAAGGCGACAACAACGCCATGCTGCGCCTGACCGGCAAGGTCGATGTCTCCCAGCGTCTGACCGATCTCAAGGCTGGCCAGAAGTACGCGCTGTATGTTGGCGTCGACAACCGCTCCACCGGCGATGCATCCGTCACCGTAACCAGCGGCGGCAAGGTGCTGGCCACCAACTCCACCGGCAAGTCCATCGCCAAGAACTACATCAAGGCATACGGCCACAACACGAACAGCAATACGGAAAATGGCTCCAGCTACTTCCAGAACATGTACGTGTTCTTCACCGCGCCTGAGAACGGCGATGCCACGGTAACCCTGTCTCACAAGAGCACCGACGGAGCACACACCTACTTCGACGATGTGCGCATCGTGGAGAACCAGTACTCCGGCATCACCTATGAGAAGGACGGCACGCTGAAGTCCCTCACCAACGGATTCGAAAACAACGCCCAGGGCATCTGGCCGTTCGTGGTCTCCGGTTCCGAAGGCGTTGAGGACAACCGCATCCACCTCTCCGAGCTGCATGCTCCGTTCACGCAGGCCGGTTGGGATGTCAAGAAGATGGACGATGTGCTCGATGGCACTTGGTCTGTGAAGGTTAACGGCCTGACCCAGAAGGGCACGCTGGTCTACCAGACGATCCCGCAGAACGTGAAGTTCGAGGCGGGTGCCAAGTACAAGGTGAGCTTCGACTACCAGTCCGGTTCCGATGACATCTACGCCATCGCTGTGGGCCAGGGTGAATACTCTGCCGGCAGCGTGAAGCTGACCAACCTGAAGAAGGCTCTGGGTGAGACCGGCAAGGCCGAGTTCGAGCTGACCGGTGGCGTCAACGGCGATTCCTGGTTCGGTATTTACTCGACCGCAACCGCACCTGATCTGCAGGGTTCCACCGGCAATGCACAGGACTTCGGCGGATACAAGGACTTCGTGCTCGACAACCTGAAGATCGAGCGCATCGAGTCCCAGACCCGCACCAAGGCCGAAGCGCAGGACAAGGTCAAGGAAATCCGCGGCAAGTACGATTCCAAGCGTGCTGAGCTCTCCGATGCCGCATGGCAGCAGTATCAGGACACCTTGGTCAAGGCTCGCGTGCTCATCAACAAGAATGGCGCAACCGCTGAGGACTTCACCAAGGCATACGACATTCTCGTGGCCCTCGACGAGTACATGAAGACCGCTCCCGGCAACGAGAGCAGCGACAAGTACGACGTGGCAGCTGACGGCTCCGATGAGCTGGGTGGCTACACCGTGGCCACGGGCAGCGAAGAGCCTACCGCAGGCCTGCCGAGCGAAGGCCCGGCCGATCTGGCACAGGATGGCAACGACAGCACCCACTGGCACACCAGCTGGAGCGAGAACGCAGTCGGCAACGGCACCGCATGGTATCAGTTCAACCTCAACGAACCGACCACCATCAACGGCCTGCGCTACCTGCCGCGCTCCGGAGGTATGAACGCCAACGGCAAGATCAAGGGCTACAAGATCACGCTCACTCTGGCGGATGGCACCACCAAGGATGTCGTCACCGATGCTGAGTTCTCCACCACCACCATGTGGCAGAAGGCCAGCTTCGACGCCGTCGAGAATGTGACCGCCGTACGCTTGACCGTCCTGTCTTCCGCAGGCCAGAGCGACTCCCAGGCCAACAAGTTCGCATCCGCTGCCGAACTGCGTTTGACCACGGACCGCGAGGTTGAGGAAGAGACTGTCGCTCCGGACAAGACCGACCTCAACGACACCATCGCCAAGGCTAACGGTCTTAAGGAATCCGACTACACGGCTGAAAGCTGGACTGCTCTGGTCAAGGCCCGCGAAGCTGCACAGGCCGTGGCGGATAACGATAAGGCCACCGCTTACGATGTGGCTCTGGCGCTGACGAACCTCGAATCCGCTATCGCTGGTCTCGAGAAGACCGGTGAGGAGCCTGGCCCAGGCCCGGTTGAGGTGAACAAGACCGACCTGCAGACTGCAGTGAACAAGGCAAGCAAGCTCGAGAAGGCCGATTACACGACCAACTCGTGGGAAGCTTTCGCCGAGGCACTGAAGGCTGCACAGCAGGTGCTCGACAACAAGAACGCCACCCAGCAGGATGTGGATACCGCACTGAGCGCTCTTCAGGACGCCATCTCCAAGCTGGAAGCTGCCACCGAGCCGAAGCCGAATCCGGAACCGGGCGTGGTGGACAAGGCTGCTCTGAACGCGACCATCAACAAGGCCGCCGCCATCAACCTGGGTCTCTACACCGACGACTCCGCCAACGCTCTGCGCGCCGCGCTGAAGAAGGCCCGTGAGGTCTCCGACAACAGCAACGCCACGCAGAAGCAGGTCGACGCAGCTCGTGAAGCCCTGGAGAAGGCAATTGCCGCTCTGGTGAAGCGTCCCGCTGCCAAGGGTGATGGCAACGTTGTTTCCAACACGGGCTCCGATGTCGCCACGATCGCTCTGGCTGGACTGCTGCTGGCAGGTGCTGGCGCCGCCATCGCCTACCGTCGCAATCGCGAGCAACTGTGA
- a CDS encoding flavodoxin translates to MLSNNAVVVYFSRTGENYSVGEIEVGNTAKVAQVIASRIGAPTVEIVPVEPYPNVYDEAVAQATQERSAGARPAFTLVAGDGADNPAAMLDSAETIYLGYPIWWSDMPMPVYTFLESRDWSGKTIAPFCTHEGSGLADTVASIRRVVVGATVLDGMELRGAVAQNDVDATVRAVDGWLG, encoded by the coding sequence ATGCTCAGCAATAACGCGGTAGTGGTGTACTTCTCTCGTACTGGAGAGAATTACTCAGTCGGTGAGATCGAAGTCGGTAATACAGCCAAAGTCGCGCAGGTGATTGCCTCGCGAATTGGGGCGCCGACCGTCGAGATTGTGCCAGTCGAACCCTATCCGAATGTGTATGACGAAGCCGTGGCGCAGGCTACGCAAGAGCGTTCTGCGGGAGCTCGGCCGGCGTTCACGCTGGTCGCCGGCGATGGGGCGGATAATCCTGCGGCGATGCTTGACTCGGCTGAGACTATTTACCTCGGCTACCCAATTTGGTGGTCGGATATGCCGATGCCCGTTTACACATTCCTGGAAAGCCGCGATTGGAGCGGTAAAACCATTGCTCCATTCTGCACGCATGAGGGCAGTGGTCTGGCCGATACCGTGGCGTCGATTCGTCGGGTTGTAGTCGGCGCAACTGTTCTCGATGGCATGGAATTGCGCGGTGCCGTCGCGCAGAACGATGTTGATGCCACCGTGCGAGCCGTCGATGGATGGCTCGGATAG
- a CDS encoding SDR family oxidoreductase, with translation MTQNIAVIAANGKSGQLIVREAVDRGLDVTAVVRGENKTVAQHAIIKDLFDLTAADLAGFDVVVDAFGAWTPETFPQHSTSLKHLADVLSSADARLIVVGGAGSLYVNPEHTVQLSQTDGFPEAFLPLATAMGDSLAELRERSDVRWTYVSPAADFQADGPRTGKYVLAGEEFTANEAGESAISYADYAIAIVDEATAAPENAHVNERISVRW, from the coding sequence ATGACCCAGAACATCGCAGTTATCGCAGCCAACGGCAAGTCCGGCCAGCTCATTGTCAGGGAGGCCGTTGATCGCGGACTTGACGTGACCGCTGTTGTGCGCGGGGAGAACAAAACCGTCGCCCAGCACGCCATCATCAAGGATCTGTTCGACCTGACCGCAGCAGATCTCGCCGGATTCGATGTGGTCGTCGACGCATTCGGCGCATGGACGCCGGAAACCTTCCCGCAGCACTCCACGTCGTTGAAGCATCTCGCGGACGTCCTCTCCAGTGCTGACGCGCGACTGATCGTGGTTGGAGGTGCCGGTAGCCTGTACGTCAACCCGGAGCATACCGTGCAGCTGAGCCAAACCGATGGCTTCCCGGAGGCGTTCCTCCCGCTCGCCACCGCGATGGGGGATTCTCTCGCCGAGCTGCGCGAACGTAGCGACGTGCGTTGGACCTATGTCTCTCCGGCCGCCGACTTCCAGGCCGACGGGCCGCGCACCGGCAAGTATGTGCTGGCCGGTGAGGAGTTCACCGCGAACGAGGCCGGTGAAAGCGCCATTAGCTACGCCGATTATGCGATTGCGATCGTGGACGAAGCGACGGCGGCACCGGAGAATGCGCACGTCAACGAGCGTATTTCCGTGCGTTGGTAA
- a CDS encoding LysR family transcriptional regulator: protein MELRILRNFIAVVEEEGVSAAADALRISQPALSRQIKDLEDEVGATLFVRGNRSHSLELTEKGRLMYRRAQEIVELADRTQKEMTADEDIAGDVHIAAAQSAAMRIVARAMTRLRHKHPQVRVRLHDDYGQNIIERLDNGLADFGVLVQPTDMSRYDFLPLPTGDPMGLLMRYDHPLATRESIHPKDLADVPVIVPQGVLNRRDLSGWYKSGNKELNIVGTMNLLYNASCFVQEGYGCAICLQGLVDTSWESGLVFQPLDPPMQTHLAIAWKKSQPPTPAADAFLTELRSVIADINRDNKESVPSPRNGAQR from the coding sequence ATGGAACTACGAATCCTACGTAACTTCATTGCCGTGGTCGAGGAGGAAGGCGTGAGCGCTGCGGCAGATGCGCTGCGCATCAGTCAGCCAGCGCTCTCCCGGCAAATCAAAGATTTGGAAGACGAGGTCGGCGCAACATTGTTCGTTCGCGGCAACCGGTCCCACTCGCTCGAACTTACTGAGAAGGGCCGCTTGATGTACCGCCGAGCGCAGGAGATCGTCGAGCTCGCCGATCGCACGCAAAAAGAGATGACCGCCGACGAAGACATCGCCGGCGATGTACATATCGCGGCGGCACAAAGCGCAGCGATGCGCATCGTGGCACGAGCCATGACACGACTGCGGCACAAGCATCCGCAAGTCCGCGTGCGGCTGCACGACGACTATGGGCAGAATATCATTGAACGGCTTGACAATGGCCTGGCCGACTTCGGTGTGCTTGTGCAACCCACCGACATGAGCCGTTATGATTTCCTGCCACTGCCAACAGGAGATCCGATGGGCCTGCTCATGAGGTACGACCACCCGCTCGCCACGCGCGAATCCATTCATCCCAAGGATCTCGCGGATGTGCCGGTCATCGTCCCCCAAGGCGTGCTCAATCGCCGTGATCTTTCCGGCTGGTACAAATCAGGCAACAAAGAACTCAATATTGTCGGCACGATGAACCTGTTGTATAACGCCAGCTGCTTCGTGCAGGAAGGCTACGGTTGTGCGATCTGCCTGCAAGGTCTCGTGGATACGTCGTGGGAGTCGGGGCTTGTGTTCCAGCCGCTCGACCCGCCCATGCAAACCCATCTGGCCATCGCTTGGAAGAAGAGCCAGCCGCCAACTCCGGCAGCCGACGCATTTCTTACCGAACTCCGCTCCGTCATCGCCGACATCAATCGAGACAACAAGGAGTCTGTGCCGTCACCTCGAAACGGCGCACAACGATGA